In the Rhizobium sp. N324 genome, one interval contains:
- a CDS encoding FAD-binding protein, producing MTEENFDAIVIGAGMAGNAAAYTMSNRGMKVLQLERGEYPGSKNVQGAIMYADMLEKILPDFRDDAPLERHLVEQRFWMMDDSSHIGMQYRSDDFNESRHNRYTVIRAQFDKWFSRKVREAGATLLCETTVTELVRDPKGKVIGVRTDRAGDVILADVVVLAEGVNGLLGTRAGLRDTPKPETVALAVKEMHFLAEEVIDQRFGLKANEGCVIEAVGTISRNMAGLAFLYTNKESISIGIGCLVSEFAATMESPYDLLEKFKSHPSVKPLIAGAEVKEYAAHLIPEGGYKAIPQLFGDGWVVVGDAAQLNNAVHREGSNLAMTSGRIAGEAIVQIKNRKKPMVKENLSLYKSMLEKSFVIKDLRKYKDMPALLHTNSRNFFTTYPRLLSQAAQNFVRVDGTPKIDKERATTDTFIKARSRWGLFGDAVRLARAWR from the coding sequence ATGACTGAGGAAAACTTCGACGCCATAGTTATCGGGGCCGGCATGGCCGGAAACGCAGCTGCGTACACGATGTCGAACCGCGGCATGAAGGTGCTGCAGTTGGAGCGTGGCGAGTATCCGGGCTCCAAGAATGTGCAGGGCGCCATCATGTACGCGGACATGCTGGAGAAAATCCTGCCGGATTTCCGGGATGATGCGCCTCTGGAGCGGCACTTAGTCGAGCAGCGCTTCTGGATGATGGACGACTCGTCCCACATCGGTATGCAATACCGGTCGGACGACTTCAACGAGTCGAGACACAATCGCTACACGGTCATTCGCGCCCAATTCGACAAATGGTTTTCACGCAAGGTGCGCGAGGCCGGAGCGACGCTTCTATGCGAGACGACCGTGACGGAACTCGTTCGTGATCCAAAGGGCAAGGTGATTGGCGTTCGCACCGACCGCGCCGGCGACGTGATTCTTGCTGACGTGGTCGTTCTCGCAGAGGGCGTCAATGGGCTGCTCGGCACGCGTGCTGGATTGCGTGACACGCCGAAACCGGAAACTGTCGCGCTCGCCGTCAAGGAAATGCATTTCCTGGCCGAAGAGGTAATTGACCAGCGGTTCGGCCTCAAGGCCAATGAAGGCTGCGTCATCGAGGCAGTTGGCACGATCTCTCGCAACATGGCCGGGCTTGCCTTCCTCTACACCAACAAAGAATCGATCTCGATCGGCATTGGCTGCCTTGTCTCCGAATTCGCGGCAACAATGGAAAGTCCTTATGATCTGCTCGAAAAATTCAAAAGCCATCCGTCGGTAAAGCCGCTGATCGCAGGAGCGGAAGTCAAGGAATATGCGGCGCATCTCATTCCAGAAGGTGGTTACAAGGCAATTCCGCAGCTTTTTGGTGACGGCTGGGTCGTCGTCGGCGACGCGGCACAACTTAATAATGCGGTGCACCGCGAGGGGTCCAACCTCGCCATGACGTCGGGGCGCATCGCCGGCGAAGCAATCGTCCAGATCAAGAATCGCAAAAAGCCGATGGTCAAGGAGAACCTCTCCCTTTACAAGTCGATGCTTGAAAAGTCGTTCGTTATCAAAGACTTGCGGAAATACAAGGACATGCCTGCCCTGCTGCACACCAATTCCCGCAATTTCTTCACGACTTATCCAAGGTTGCTGTCGCAGGCCGCACAGAACTTTGTGCGAGTCGATGGCACCCCGAAGATCGACAAGGAACGGGCGACCACGGACACCTTCATCAAGGCACGCTCCCGCTGGGGGCTGTTTGGTGACGCGGTTCGCTTGGCGCGCGCGTGGCGATAA
- a CDS encoding ferredoxin family protein, producing the protein MTVAVTNIRVEDKLYQNRYVVDAGRPHIRVRPHDWPSVNLYALTSVCPAKCYELNDQGQVEVIADGCMECGTCRVLCEASGDIEWNYPRGGFGVLFKFG; encoded by the coding sequence ATGACGGTTGCAGTGACGAACATACGCGTAGAGGACAAGCTTTACCAAAATCGATACGTGGTCGATGCCGGACGCCCGCATATTAGGGTGCGTCCACACGATTGGCCAAGCGTAAATCTGTATGCCCTCACAAGTGTCTGTCCGGCCAAGTGCTACGAATTGAATGACCAGGGCCAAGTGGAGGTTATCGCCGACGGGTGCATGGAGTGCGGCACGTGCCGCGTACTCTGCGAGGCAAGTGGAGATATCGAGTGGAACTATCCGAGAGGCGGTTTCGGCGTTCTCTTCAAGTTCGGATAA
- the nifA gene encoding nif-specific transcriptional activator NifA: MRQAGTQRSGIYEISKVLTAPARLEITLANVVNVLSSFLQIRCGAIVVLDAEGQPDIAATGDIPPSSQSAARGVIPKAVIDHIATTGMPLIVKDVSKSELFQAEPQPPWSSGTVPISFIGVPVKADNKILGTISIDRVRNDAAPFPADEDVRFLTMVANLVSRTIRLHRFLNLEGRRPIGEQERPEKPIIAQRGAPGRHPPVKIDGIIGDSPALQQVVETVSVVARTNSTVLLRGESGTGKEFFAQAIHELSPRKNKPFVKLNCAALPEGVLESELFGHEKGAFTGAIAQRAGRFELANGGTLLLDEIGEISPAFQAKLLRVLQEGELERVGGTKTLAVDVRLICATNKNLEMAVANAEFRADLYYRISVVPIVLPPLRERPGDIPRLANALLDRFNKENQRELTFSSSAIEVMSQCYFPGNVRELENCVRRTATLARSSSIVSSDFACKNSQCLSSLLWKTDGSPGGITVDGHARSNVMPTSSPRSGGSIGASDEVSSVKACDPHGSGCPAMESRLTQRDRLIEAMEKAGWVQAKAARILGLTPRQVGYALRQHRIEVKKL, from the coding sequence ATGCGCCAAGCAGGCACGCAGCGCAGCGGAATCTACGAGATATCAAAGGTACTGACTGCCCCCGCCCGGCTAGAGATTACGCTTGCCAACGTCGTGAACGTCCTCTCTTCCTTTCTGCAGATTCGATGCGGAGCAATCGTTGTTCTAGACGCTGAAGGTCAGCCCGACATTGCCGCAACTGGCGACATCCCCCCATCCTCTCAATCAGCCGCTCGAGGCGTTATACCTAAGGCCGTAATCGACCATATCGCGACGACCGGTATGCCCTTAATCGTAAAGGATGTCAGCAAGTCCGAATTATTTCAGGCTGAGCCGCAACCGCCTTGGAGCAGCGGCACCGTCCCAATTTCTTTTATTGGCGTTCCGGTAAAAGCCGATAATAAAATACTTGGCACAATATCGATCGATCGCGTCAGGAACGACGCCGCCCCCTTCCCCGCCGACGAGGACGTTCGCTTTCTGACCATGGTCGCCAATCTGGTCAGTCGGACGATCAGGCTTCATCGTTTCCTGAACCTGGAGGGTCGGCGACCTATCGGCGAACAAGAGAGACCGGAGAAGCCGATCATCGCGCAAAGGGGCGCGCCAGGCCGACATCCACCCGTCAAAATCGACGGGATTATCGGGGATAGCCCGGCTCTCCAGCAGGTGGTTGAAACCGTCTCGGTGGTGGCGAGGACGAATTCCACCGTGCTTCTGCGGGGCGAAAGCGGCACCGGCAAGGAATTTTTTGCACAGGCGATCCATGAACTTTCCCCTCGTAAAAACAAGCCGTTCGTCAAATTGAACTGCGCCGCGCTGCCCGAAGGCGTCCTGGAATCGGAGCTGTTTGGGCATGAAAAAGGGGCTTTCACCGGGGCCATCGCGCAGCGCGCCGGACGCTTCGAACTGGCAAATGGCGGAACGCTTCTGCTTGACGAGATTGGCGAGATTTCGCCCGCCTTTCAAGCCAAACTGCTGCGCGTCCTGCAGGAAGGCGAACTGGAGAGGGTGGGCGGAACCAAGACGCTTGCGGTCGACGTCCGGCTCATATGCGCCACGAATAAGAACCTCGAGATGGCTGTTGCAAACGCCGAATTCAGGGCCGACCTGTATTACCGCATCAGCGTAGTTCCAATTGTCCTGCCGCCGCTTCGAGAGCGACCCGGCGATATTCCACGCCTTGCGAACGCTCTTCTTGACCGATTCAACAAGGAGAACCAACGCGAGCTGACGTTTTCGTCGTCGGCGATCGAGGTGATGTCGCAATGCTATTTCCCAGGTAACGTCCGGGAACTCGAAAACTGCGTGCGAAGGACTGCCACCCTTGCGCGTTCAAGCTCGATCGTTTCGTCTGATTTTGCCTGCAAGAACAGCCAGTGCCTTTCGTCGCTCCTCTGGAAAACCGACGGGTCGCCCGGCGGCATCACCGTCGATGGGCATGCCCGGAGCAATGTGATGCCGACTTCATCGCCGCGCTCGGGCGGGAGCATCGGTGCGTCGGACGAGGTATCTTCCGTCAAGGCTTGTGATCCGCACGGTTCCGGTTGTCCCGCAATGGAGTCGCGCCTCACGCAACGGGACCGGTTGATCGAGGCGATGGAAAAGGCCGGGTGGGTTCAGGCCAAAGCGGCTCGTATTCTCGGCCTTACGCCTCGTCAGGTCGGCTATGCTCTACGCCAGCATCGCATCGAGGTGAAAAAGCTTTAA